In the genome of Capra hircus breed San Clemente chromosome 5, ASM170441v1, whole genome shotgun sequence, one region contains:
- the LOC108636104 gene encoding olfactory receptor 6C1 translates to MRNHTETIEFILLGLSDDPQLQVVIFVFLLITYMLSITGNLTIITLTLLDAHLQTPMYFFLRNFSILEVSFTTVSIPKFLATIITGDKTISFNDCIAQLFFFILLGVTEFYLLAAMSYDRYIAICKPLHYMTIMNHRVCTLLVFSSWLVSFLIIFPALTLLLNLDYCRSNIIDHFTCDYFPLLQLSCSDTNFLEMMGFSCAVFTLMFTLALIILSYTHIIRTVLRIPSTSQRTKAFSTCSSHMIVLSISYGSCIFMYIKPSAQERVSLSKGVAVLNTSVAPMLNPFIYSLRNEQVKQAFMDMARKTIFQKQIK, encoded by the coding sequence ATGAGAAACCATACAGAAACAATAGAGTTTATCCTCCTGGGACTGTCAGATGACCCACAACTTCAGGTTGTCATCTTTGTCTTTCTGCTCATCACCTACATGCTCAGCATCACTGGAAACCTGACCATTATCACCCTGACCCTGCTGGATGCCCACCTCCAAAcccccatgtatttcttcctcaGAAATTTCTCCATCTTAGAAGTATCATTCACAACTGTCAGTATACCCAAGTTCCTGGCCACCATTATTACAGGAGATAAAACCATTTCTTTTAATGATTGCATTgctcagttattttttttcattctcttgggAGTCACGGAGTTTTACCTTCTGGCTGCCATGTCCTATGACCGTTACATTGCCATCTGCAAACCCCTGCATTACATGACCATCATGAATCACAGAGTCTGCACGCTGCTTGTCTTCTCTTCCTGGCTAGTTTCATTCTTAATCATATTCCCTGCACTCACGTTGCTCTTAAACCTTGATTACTGTAGGTCTAATATTATTGACCATTTTACCTGtgattattttcctttgcttcagCTGTCTTGTTCAGACACAAACTTTCTTGAAATGATGGGGTTTTCCTGTGCTGTGTTTACTCTAATGTTCACTTTGGCATTAATAATTCTGTCCTATACACACATCATCAGAACAGTTTTAAGAATTCCTTCTACTAGTCAGAGGACAAAGGCCTTTTCCACGTGttcttcccacatgattgtcctcTCCATCTCTTATGGCAGCTGCATTTTTATGTACATTAAACCCTCAGCACAGGAGAGGGTGTCTTTGAGCAAGGGGGTGGCTGTGCTAAACACCTCAGTAgcccccatgctgaaccccttcaTTTACAGCCTACGGAATGAGCAAGTCAAACAAGCCTTCATGGACATGGCAAGAAAGACTATTTTCCAGAAGCAAATAAAATGA